GACGCGTTGTTCCGGTGGTGGTCATTACAAAACACAATGTCAACCAACTCGGAGAAACGCTCGAATACATCGCATCGCTCGGTTGCCGCAGAATTATGCTTAACCGGTACAACATTGGCGGGAAAGGATGCAATCAGCCGCTTGAAGTTTCGGCCACAGCGGAAGAACTGCGCAACGCTTTTGCCACAGCCAATGATAAGGCGGCCGAACTGGACCTGCAACTATCAGCAAACGTCTGCACTCCGGTCTGCCTGCTCAATCCGGCAGATTATCCGCTGATTGCGTTCGGGCATTGCTCGTTTGATGTGCTGAGGCGCCCCATCACAGTAGATATAAACGGAAATGTACGCCTTTGCAACCACTCTCCGGTTGTGGCGGGAAACATTTTCGAAAAAGAGATGGAAGAAATTCTCTTCTCAGACTACACGCGGGAATGGGAAGAGACGGTCCCGGCATTCTGTTCCGACTGCTCCCACTGGACAAAGTGCAAAGGCGGATGCCGCGCCGCATCGGAGCAGTGCCAACAATCCTTAGCCAAAGAAGACCCGATTATCGAACATTTAGGTATATTAGCATTGAAATAAAAACCTCCATGAAACACGTCAATCATGAATAAGTTCCATTTCCTACTAATTTCGTTTTTCTATTTAAGCTCTTCTGTTGTATATGCTCAGGAGAAAGCCCCATCCGGAAAACGATTTCTCGTTTCCAATGTTGTACAACCAAAGGCAATGCTGGAAACAGAAAGTGTAGTTACCGCATTTGAGGCTAAACTTCATAAGAAAATCAGCTACTATCCGACAGAATTCTCCTCTAAACAATTGGTTTATTGTGCCAATAACGGACTTATCGAAACCTTACAGCAATGTTATGACCAACACCGTCCATTAATTCTTTCACCGGATATTATCTGGTTAGCCATTTGCCAGGGAACCTCCATCCACATTAACCAACATTTCAAAGATTTCGAATCGGTTATCTTCAAGAAAGATAAACCCAATGAGATTGTAATAAACAATGACAGTCTCGAATTTGGCGAAAAACACTGGCAAAAACTGATCAATGATTTCTCCAGGGAAACACAGAAATATACGCAAGATGATTATTACAATTTCTTTGTGCCGGCTTTTTCCACGACTACTGCAATCGAGCAAAGAGCTTATCAAATCACCATGCTTGAAGCGTTCAAAAAAGCATTTACCTATATCGGTGAAACAGGTTGCGGAATTCCCAATATTACCCTGACCGGATCAAAAAAAGACTGGTTAGCGATATACAACAGGCTAGATCAATTGGACAAGATAGGTTTGTCTGAATGGAGAAAAGAGCTTAAACCAATCGTTCAGGAATTTATCAATGTGTATGATGATAAAATCAATATGCAGTTCTGGCAATCAATCTACAAATCTGCATCGACTTATGGCGCAGTGTATGTATCCGGATGGATTGTAAAGCTTTACCCTTATATCAAGGAAATTGAGTTGACAAAAGAGAAAGATTCCACCGGCGAAAAAGCCAAAGCAATTGAAAAAATCCTACCTAATCAGTTTCTCAAGGGAAACAGCTATCGTCTCTCCACCTTACAAACAGATAATTTTCCTTCCGGAATTGCGAAGATTGATATTATCTGGAAAAACTATTACAAACAGACCACCGAAACACTCGAAGCCTGTTCCGGATTTATGGGAATCAGACAGTATCAGGATAAATCATTGATGCCGGTTATTGCCTGGGCTTTATGTAAGAAAGATGCTCAAATTATTGAAGACCGAGAGCCAACCGCTGACACTCTTACGCTTAATATTCCCCACAAAAAGGATTATTGGTCTCCGCTAGTTTGCGACAAACTTGTCACACCGGCACAATACGATATACGAACCTATAAAACTCATCAGGAAGGAATCGACTATATCCGCAAACGGATTGAAAATGCCATCCTGAACAATAAAGAATTCAAACAGAATAAACTATCAAATATAAAAGTAAAGCTAATTATCCTGACCAATGGCGACATTGCCGACGGAAGCATAAAGTGTAATAATAAAATGCTGGCTGACTTTGTACGAAAAGAAATGACCTCCCTACCTGGCAAATGGACTCCCGCCCTGGCTTATCCGCAGGACTTCTTTGATGAAGAATTAACTGAGCAGGAGATGAAACTCAAGGTCAGGGTAAATAGCAAAGTGGAATTTACATTGTTCATTAATTAAGCAGACAATATCAGAAACTCTTCAGGAGTTATTATAAGATGATTTTCAATCTATACGATAAATAAATCAAAGCTATGAAGACGAAAGAATACATCCTCTTTTTCCGGATGGACATCACCACTCCGGAAGCTCAGCCTACCGCAGAGCAAATGGCCGTTTACATGGAACAATGGAGCCAATGGATAGAAGGCATTGTCGCACAGGACAAGATGGTCAGCGGCAATCACCTTTCACCGGACGGTTTTGTGCTGAAAACGAACGACGCTATCGCGGCCGGGCCTTACATTTCAGAGAAACAATCCGTGGCGGGATACATCATCGTTCAAGCCAATGATATGGACGAGGCATTGAGCCTGGCGAAGGATTGCCCTATCCTGCAAGGTGAAGGCACGAGTGTGGAAGTACGGGAAATCAGCAATACGTGACAGATGATGAAGCATTTTGCAACTGCAATTCTCCTGCTGCTTTCGCTCAGCGCCTGCAATGACCAGCGCGAAGCTGCCCACACCGTAAAGGCCATCATCAACGAAACGACTTCGTTGGTAAAACAGGCTACCGACCCGGATAATGATTCGGTAAAAATAGTCGGCGACCTGATCCTGAGCGGGAAAAGCATCTGGAACGACAACGAGAAATACATCAAACCGCTGATGGACAGTCTTG
The Parabacteroides sp. FAFU027 DNA segment above includes these coding regions:
- a CDS encoding radical SAM/SPASM domain-containing protein, with protein sequence MLNLPHIAFETTDRCNLDCVYCYNIWKTDAVERTPFNSYQKAIGTLKQLFSTTNIQYVAFTGGEPFLSERFAEVILYCRMEGKQVTLISNGTKGTEKDYKRLIKLGVGLFEFPIHSAHAEVHDQMVQIKGSWQKSVDSTLAVLKNGGRVVPVVVITKHNVNQLGETLEYIASLGCRRIMLNRYNIGGKGCNQPLEVSATAEELRNAFATANDKAAELDLQLSANVCTPVCLLNPADYPLIAFGHCSFDVLRRPITVDINGNVRLCNHSPVVAGNIFEKEMEEILFSDYTREWEETVPAFCSDCSHWTKCKGGCRAASEQCQQSLAKEDPIIEHLGILALK
- a CDS encoding DUF4419 domain-containing protein, yielding MNKFHFLLISFFYLSSSVVYAQEKAPSGKRFLVSNVVQPKAMLETESVVTAFEAKLHKKISYYPTEFSSKQLVYCANNGLIETLQQCYDQHRPLILSPDIIWLAICQGTSIHINQHFKDFESVIFKKDKPNEIVINNDSLEFGEKHWQKLINDFSRETQKYTQDDYYNFFVPAFSTTTAIEQRAYQITMLEAFKKAFTYIGETGCGIPNITLTGSKKDWLAIYNRLDQLDKIGLSEWRKELKPIVQEFINVYDDKINMQFWQSIYKSASTYGAVYVSGWIVKLYPYIKEIELTKEKDSTGEKAKAIEKILPNQFLKGNSYRLSTLQTDNFPSGIAKIDIIWKNYYKQTTETLEACSGFMGIRQYQDKSLMPVIAWALCKKDAQIIEDREPTADTLTLNIPHKKDYWSPLVCDKLVTPAQYDIRTYKTHQEGIDYIRKRIENAILNNKEFKQNKLSNIKVKLIILTNGDIADGSIKCNNKMLADFVRKEMTSLPGKWTPALAYPQDFFDEELTEQEMKLKVRVNSKVEFTLFIN
- a CDS encoding YciI family protein → MKTKEYILFFRMDITTPEAQPTAEQMAVYMEQWSQWIEGIVAQDKMVSGNHLSPDGFVLKTNDAIAAGPYISEKQSVAGYIIVQANDMDEALSLAKDCPILQGEGTSVEVREISNT